In Armatimonadota bacterium, the following proteins share a genomic window:
- a CDS encoding MFS transporter — MPSPHATLNHVPPRIHLLGLAATTMILTIMVAQPVLPLYLQARGLPTVEMGVLVGIMSLSIIGTELAALAVSRRIGRRGTILLGSLGGAATQLWFAMAATRLEWYLSRLLFGAFRGLLWPVLFAEVADSAPPGRHGPAFATFWLYFGVGLLAGPWMGGWLADAAGLRAPLVLSAAVALLPVALGGAVSPQRDAALPLGTSLRALARRGEVLSVWTLNALHTTGYGLFSTFLPLHATAQGLDASQVGLLFAAGSAAFAAAQLPAGRALERRTALGPLAAVYLARAAVMAAVPLAHSFAALLVLNGLVGIVGAAVPAALSARLAAVTPRGEAVPAMGALNAAADLGFFLGPVLGGTVAVRGLSWPFLLTLPIAAAAAALLRATASRAIRTSAAGAPARRLP, encoded by the coding sequence GTGCCGTCGCCGCATGCTACACTCAACCACGTGCCCCCACGTATTCACCTCCTCGGCCTCGCCGCGACCACAATGATCCTGACCATCATGGTGGCTCAGCCGGTCCTGCCCCTCTACCTGCAGGCGCGCGGGCTGCCCACGGTGGAAATGGGAGTGCTGGTGGGGATCATGTCGCTGTCCATCATCGGCACCGAGCTGGCGGCCCTGGCGGTGAGCCGCCGCATCGGCCGGCGAGGGACGATCCTGCTGGGCTCGCTGGGCGGGGCGGCAACTCAGCTGTGGTTCGCCATGGCCGCCACCCGGCTGGAGTGGTACCTCTCCCGCCTGCTCTTCGGCGCATTTCGCGGGCTGCTGTGGCCGGTGCTCTTCGCAGAGGTAGCCGATAGCGCTCCGCCCGGGCGGCACGGGCCCGCGTTCGCCACCTTCTGGCTCTACTTCGGTGTGGGGCTGCTGGCCGGACCCTGGATGGGAGGGTGGCTGGCCGACGCTGCCGGTCTGCGGGCGCCGCTCGTTCTCTCCGCGGCCGTGGCCCTGCTGCCCGTGGCCCTGGGAGGCGCCGTCAGCCCGCAGCGGGATGCCGCCCTCCCCCTGGGAACCTCCCTGCGCGCGCTGGCAAGGCGGGGTGAGGTGCTCTCGGTCTGGACGCTTAACGCCCTGCACACTACCGGCTACGGGTTGTTCTCCACCTTCCTGCCGCTGCACGCCACGGCGCAGGGACTGGACGCATCGCAGGTCGGCCTGCTTTTTGCGGCTGGCTCAGCCGCGTTTGCCGCGGCGCAACTTCCTGCCGGCAGGGCGCTGGAGCGCCGCACCGCGCTGGGGCCCCTGGCCGCAGTCTACCTGGCGCGCGCCGCGGTGATGGCGGCGGTCCCCCTGGCGCACAGTTTCGCCGCGCTCCTGGTCCTCAACGGGCTGGTAGGCATCGTAGGCGCGGCGGTCCCGGCGGCCCTCTCCGCGCGCCTGGCCGCCGTCACCCCGCGAGGGGAGGCCGTGCCGGCCATGGGTGCGCTTAACGCTGCGGCCGACCTGGGTTTCTTCCTCGGCCCCGTCCTGGGAGGCACCGTCGCTGTGCGCGGCCTGAGCTGGCCCTTCCTCCTCACCCTGCCCATCGCCGCGGCGGCCGCCGCACTGCTACGCGCCACCGCCAGCCGGGCTATCCGAACCAGCGCTGCAGGCGCTCCCGCTCGAAGGCTTCCTTAG
- the ftsH gene encoding ATP-dependent zinc metalloprotease FtsH has translation MIVWAIIIAVVVYFFLPLYRQRTPRQELTYNVFLKSVQQGEIVDVTISDERITGHLKNNQEFITYGPVTEETLSLLAAKGVSIKYEPRSRSTLWPNLLTSMLPILLIVGVWMLMLRQAQSGSNQAMSFGKSRARLHTENKPKVTFDDVAGVDEAKEELEEIIEFLKHPKKFQALGAKIPRGVLLVGPPGSGKTLLAKAIAGEAGVPFFSISGSEFVEMFVGVGASRVRDLFDQAKKSAPCLVFIDEIDAVGRQRGAGLGGGHDEREQTLNQLLVEMDGFDPNAGIIVIAATNRPDILDPALLRPGRFDRRIVVDNPDTKGRKAILEVHVRGKPLGEDVNLEALAKRTPGFSGADLANMVNEAALLTARRNKKKITMAEMEEAIERVIAGPQRKSRILSQKEREIAAYHEGGHALLAKLLPNADPPHKVTILPRGMALGYVISAPPEDKYNYTRSEILDRITVALGGRVAEEIVFGEVTTGAQNDFEQATELARRMVTEFGMSEKLGPLTLGKRHGPVFLGRDLVESRNYSEEIAYEIDKEIRRIIDECYERGRTVLTEHREQLERVARALLERESLEAEELERVLQGLPVEPPVAPPAEAPPAGAAAEPKPGRPEPTLPRLKPKPEPS, from the coding sequence ATGATCGTCTGGGCCATCATCATCGCGGTGGTGGTCTACTTCTTCCTGCCGCTCTACCGGCAGCGCACCCCCCGCCAGGAGCTCACCTACAACGTCTTCCTGAAGAGCGTGCAGCAGGGCGAGATCGTCGACGTGACCATCAGCGACGAACGGATCACCGGTCACCTGAAGAACAACCAGGAGTTCATCACCTACGGGCCGGTAACCGAGGAGACCCTCTCCCTGCTGGCGGCCAAGGGGGTGAGCATCAAGTACGAGCCGCGCTCCCGCTCTACCCTCTGGCCAAACCTGCTCACCTCCATGCTGCCCATCCTGCTCATCGTGGGCGTGTGGATGCTCATGCTGCGCCAGGCGCAGTCGGGAAGCAACCAGGCCATGTCCTTCGGCAAGAGCCGGGCCCGCCTGCACACCGAGAACAAGCCCAAGGTCACCTTTGATGACGTGGCCGGGGTGGACGAGGCCAAGGAAGAGCTGGAGGAGATCATCGAGTTCCTCAAGCACCCGAAGAAGTTCCAGGCGCTGGGCGCCAAGATCCCCCGCGGCGTCCTGCTGGTCGGACCGCCGGGCAGCGGCAAGACGCTGCTGGCGAAGGCCATCGCCGGCGAAGCGGGGGTGCCCTTCTTCTCCATTTCCGGTTCGGAGTTCGTGGAGATGTTTGTCGGAGTGGGCGCAAGCAGGGTGCGGGATCTTTTTGACCAGGCCAAGAAGTCGGCGCCCTGCCTGGTCTTCATCGACGAGATCGACGCCGTGGGCCGGCAGCGCGGCGCGGGGCTGGGGGGCGGGCACGACGAGCGGGAGCAGACCCTGAACCAGCTCCTGGTGGAGATGGACGGCTTCGACCCCAACGCCGGGATCATCGTGATCGCCGCCACCAACCGGCCGGACATTCTGGACCCGGCGCTGCTGCGCCCCGGCCGCTTCGACCGGCGGATCGTGGTGGACAACCCGGACACCAAGGGACGCAAGGCCATCCTGGAGGTGCACGTGCGGGGCAAGCCGCTGGGCGAGGACGTGAACCTGGAGGCCCTGGCCAAGCGCACCCCCGGCTTCTCCGGTGCCGACCTGGCCAACATGGTGAATGAGGCGGCGCTGCTGACGGCGCGGCGCAACAAGAAGAAGATCACCATGGCCGAGATGGAGGAGGCCATCGAGCGCGTCATCGCCGGCCCGCAGCGCAAGTCCCGCATCCTCTCCCAGAAGGAGCGGGAGATCGCCGCCTACCACGAGGGGGGGCACGCCCTGCTGGCCAAGTTGCTGCCCAACGCCGACCCGCCGCACAAGGTGACCATCCTGCCGCGGGGCATGGCCCTGGGGTACGTCATCTCTGCCCCGCCCGAGGACAAGTACAACTACACCCGCAGCGAGATCCTGGACCGCATCACTGTGGCCCTGGGCGGGCGGGTGGCCGAGGAGATCGTCTTCGGCGAGGTGACCACGGGAGCGCAGAACGACTTCGAACAGGCCACCGAGCTGGCCCGGCGCATGGTCACCGAGTTCGGCATGAGCGAGAAGCTCGGGCCGCTCACCCTGGGCAAGCGCCACGGCCCCGTCTTCCTGGGGCGCGACCTGGTGGAGAGTCGCAACTACAGCGAGGAGATCGCTTACGAGATCGACAAAGAGATCCGCCGCATCATCGACGAGTGCTACGAGCGGGGACGGACCGTCCTCACCGAGCACCGTGAGCAGCTGGAGCGGGTGGCCAGGGCGCTGCTGGAGCGGGAGAGCCTGGAGGCGGAGGAGCTGGAGCGGGTGCTGCAGGGGCTGCCCGTGGAGCCGCCGGTGGCGCCCCCAGCGGAGGCCCCGCCCGCCGGAGCCGCCGCCGAGCCCAAACCCGGGCGCCCGGAGCCGACGCTGCCGCGGCTCAAGCCAAAGCCCGAGCCTTCGTAA
- a CDS encoding isochorismatase family cysteine hydrolase has translation MTVTVEAPEYTLQPEVVVEPRQTALVVVDMQNDFVKPGGALVVPTAAATIPAVQRLLALARAAGMRVFFTQDTHQEGDIEFPIWGPHVLRGTWGWQIVDELAPQPGERVLEKLRYDGFFGTPLDHELRLAGVQSVIICGTVANICVLHTAGSAALRGYRVILPVDAISAITPFDLQVAIRQVSFLYRGVITTSEAIRAG, from the coding sequence ATGACGGTCACGGTGGAAGCTCCGGAGTATACGCTGCAGCCCGAGGTGGTGGTGGAGCCGCGGCAGACCGCCCTGGTCGTGGTGGACATGCAGAACGACTTCGTCAAGCCGGGCGGCGCCCTGGTGGTGCCCACGGCCGCCGCCACCATTCCCGCGGTGCAGCGCCTGCTGGCCCTGGCCCGGGCGGCAGGGATGAGGGTTTTCTTTACCCAGGACACGCACCAGGAGGGGGACATCGAGTTTCCCATCTGGGGGCCGCACGTCCTGCGGGGGACGTGGGGGTGGCAGATCGTAGACGAACTGGCCCCGCAGCCCGGGGAGCGGGTTCTGGAGAAGCTGCGCTACGACGGCTTCTTCGGCACGCCCCTGGACCACGAGCTGCGCCTGGCGGGTGTCCAAAGCGTGATCATCTGTGGCACCGTGGCCAACATCTGCGTGCTGCACACAGCGGGCAGCGCCGCCCTGCGGGGCTACCGGGTCATCCTGCCCGTGGACGCCATCTCCGCCATCACCCCCTTCGACCTGCAGGTGGCCATTCGTCAGGTCTCCTTCCTCTACCGCGGGGTGATCACCACAAGCGAGGCGATCCGCGCGGGATAA
- the rpoZ gene encoding DNA-directed RNA polymerase subunit omega, translating to MIKPPLEALLDRVESKYALVIVAAKRARQLKEGALPLVDVDSSNPVSVALEEIAAGKIRYEAPRAGIK from the coding sequence GTGATCAAGCCTCCCCTTGAGGCCCTGCTCGACCGCGTGGAGAGCAAGTACGCGCTGGTAATCGTCGCCGCCAAGCGGGCGCGGCAGCTGAAAGAAGGCGCCCTGCCCCTGGTCGACGTCGATTCCAGCAACCCAGTGAGTGTGGCGCTGGAGGAGATCGCCGCGGGGAAGATCCGCTACGAGGCGCCGCGCGCTGGCATCAAGTAG
- a CDS encoding type IV pilus twitching motility protein PilT, whose protein sequence is MEIHGLLKMVIERNASDLHLKVKNPPILRINGHLIPVDLPPFEPAELQSLIESMLTDAQRETFRQELELDFGYSVPGLSRFRVNVFRQRGHVGAAIRAIPMQVPTIAQLHLPAGVERFAELPRGMVLVTGPTGSGKSTTLAALINHINQHRSCHVVTIEDPIEYLHHDQKSIIDQREVGSDTHSFAHALRHVLRQDPDVILIGEMRDLETIATAITAAETGHLVFATLHTQSAAQAVERIVDVFPPYQQEQVRMQLSLSLEGVLSQTLLPRRDGRGRVAAVEVLRLTPAVRNLIREGKTFQLPSAIQSGAREGMQTLNQALRRLVEEGLVSYEEAAARATNPQELDQLLGRGRPATVR, encoded by the coding sequence ATGGAGATTCACGGGCTCCTGAAGATGGTCATCGAGCGTAATGCCAGCGATCTGCACCTCAAGGTGAAGAATCCCCCTATCCTGCGCATCAACGGCCACCTCATCCCGGTGGACCTGCCTCCCTTCGAACCGGCAGAACTGCAATCGCTCATCGAGTCCATGCTCACCGACGCGCAGCGGGAGACGTTCCGCCAGGAGCTGGAGCTGGACTTCGGCTACAGCGTGCCCGGCCTCTCCCGCTTCCGGGTCAACGTCTTCCGGCAGCGGGGCCACGTGGGCGCGGCCATCCGGGCCATCCCCATGCAGGTGCCCACCATCGCCCAGCTGCACCTGCCGGCGGGTGTGGAGCGCTTCGCCGAGCTGCCACGGGGGATGGTGCTGGTGACGGGGCCCACTGGCAGCGGCAAGTCCACGACCCTGGCCGCCCTGATCAACCACATCAACCAGCACCGATCCTGCCACGTGGTGACCATCGAGGACCCCATCGAGTACCTGCACCACGACCAGAAGAGCATCATCGACCAGCGGGAGGTAGGCAGCGACACCCACTCCTTCGCCCACGCCCTGCGCCACGTGCTGCGGCAGGATCCGGACGTGATCCTCATCGGGGAGATGCGCGACCTGGAGACCATCGCCACAGCCATCACCGCGGCAGAGACCGGGCATCTGGTCTTTGCCACCCTGCATACCCAGAGTGCCGCCCAGGCCGTGGAGCGCATCGTCGACGTCTTCCCGCCGTATCAGCAGGAGCAGGTGCGCATGCAGCTTTCCCTGTCCCTGGAGGGGGTGCTCTCCCAGACGCTGCTGCCGCGGCGCGACGGCCGCGGTCGGGTGGCTGCGGTGGAGGTGCTGCGGCTGACCCCTGCGGTGCGCAACCTCATCCGCGAGGGGAAGACCTTCCAGCTCCCCTCGGCGATTCAGTCCGGCGCGCGAGAAGGGATGCAGACCCTCAACCAGGCCCTGCGCCGGCTGGTGGAGGAGGGGCTGGTCAGCTACGAGGAGGCGGCGGCCCGCGCCACCAACCCTCAGGAGCTAGACCAGCTCCTGGGACGGGGGCGGCCCGCGACGGTGCGCTAG
- the tilS gene encoding tRNA lysidine(34) synthetase TilS produces the protein MEATIRRHRLLTPGDGVVTGVSGGADSVALLLLLREVGAVLHLRLVVAHLNHGLRPDAATDARFVQALAAAWGLPYVGETADVRAFARRQHLSLEAAAREVRYAFLQRVAAAHGCGVVAVGHTADDQVETLLLRLLRGGRPGGMWPRRALGAVVLVRPLLDCWRRDLRALLTERGIPWREDPTNLDRRHLRNRVRHDLLPALAGYIPDGQNKVKHSADLLAAEDAALTAAAAAVEAEALVLGEDGVRVRRAVLAAQPPAVGWRLLRRAVAACGGNLRQLRFVTVREALRLAEEGREGQRLSLPRVELEVRGDDLLLVPAGSPPWEEVVLPVAGRVDAKPFGLIVESTILPREAMDLGDGAAYLDADRVRLPLMLRPWRPGDRFTPLGMRGRKKVGDFLTDAKVPRLHRRRLPVLVDGAGTILWLVGWRLAEEARVTGQTQRVLRLRVRPRA, from the coding sequence GTGGAGGCCACCATCCGCCGCCACCGGCTCCTGACGCCCGGAGACGGAGTGGTGACCGGCGTCTCCGGCGGCGCTGACTCGGTGGCGCTGCTGCTCCTGCTGCGCGAGGTTGGCGCCGTGCTGCACCTGCGCCTGGTCGTGGCGCACCTGAACCACGGGCTGCGTCCCGATGCGGCGACGGACGCCCGCTTCGTCCAGGCGCTGGCCGCGGCGTGGGGGTTGCCGTACGTGGGTGAGACGGCGGATGTGCGCGCCTTTGCCCGGCGGCAGCACCTTTCCCTGGAGGCGGCGGCGCGGGAGGTCCGCTACGCCTTCCTGCAGCGCGTGGCCGCGGCGCACGGGTGCGGGGTGGTGGCGGTGGGGCACACCGCCGACGACCAGGTGGAGACGCTGTTGCTGCGCCTGCTGCGGGGAGGGCGGCCGGGGGGGATGTGGCCCCGGCGGGCGCTGGGTGCCGTGGTTCTGGTACGTCCGTTGCTGGACTGCTGGCGTCGCGACCTGCGAGCGCTGCTTACAGAGCGGGGAATTCCCTGGCGGGAGGATCCGACGAACCTGGACCGGCGTCACCTGCGCAACCGCGTCCGGCACGACTTGCTGCCCGCGCTGGCAGGGTATATCCCAGACGGGCAGAACAAGGTGAAGCACAGTGCAGATCTCCTGGCCGCTGAGGACGCCGCCCTGACGGCGGCGGCCGCGGCCGTGGAGGCCGAGGCACTGGTGCTCGGGGAAGATGGTGTCCGGGTACGTCGTGCGGTGCTGGCGGCGCAGCCGCCGGCCGTGGGGTGGCGGCTGCTCCGTCGCGCCGTGGCCGCATGCGGAGGGAATCTGCGGCAGCTGCGCTTCGTAACCGTGCGGGAGGCGCTACGGCTGGCGGAGGAAGGGAGGGAGGGGCAGCGGCTCAGTCTGCCCCGGGTGGAGCTGGAGGTCCGGGGGGATGACCTGCTGCTGGTCCCCGCGGGGAGCCCGCCCTGGGAAGAGGTGGTCCTGCCCGTAGCGGGGCGGGTGGACGCGAAGCCGTTCGGCCTGATCGTGGAGAGTACGATCCTCCCACGCGAAGCGATGGATCTGGGTGACGGCGCTGCCTACCTGGATGCCGACCGGGTGCGGCTTCCGCTGATGCTGCGGCCGTGGCGTCCGGGCGACCGGTTCACCCCGCTGGGCATGCGAGGGAGGAAGAAGGTGGGGGACTTCCTCACAGACGCCAAGGTGCCGCGCCTGCACCGCCGGCGCCTTCCGGTGCTGGTGGACGGCGCCGGCACCATCCTGTGGCTGGTGGGCTGGCGTCTGGCCGAGGAGGCCCGGGTCACCGGGCAGACCCAGCGCGTGCTGCGTCTGCGCGTGCGCCCCCGGGCGTGA
- a CDS encoding BsuPI-related putative proteinase inhibitor — MPLVLLWIVVAALVTAAGVPSVHQTAGALRLELWVGKASYVVGEPVQAHLAARNGGRTPLRVEFASGQRFDLVVRQRGVLVWRWSHDRAFVQVLQEVTLRPGQALTFEATWGQIDLQGRRVEPGTYELVGVFLGRTSQAGMLETPPLLLRITP; from the coding sequence GTGCCGCTGGTGCTGCTGTGGATCGTGGTCGCCGCCCTTGTCACCGCCGCGGGCGTACCGTCGGTGCACCAGACTGCCGGCGCTCTGCGTCTGGAGCTGTGGGTGGGCAAGGCCAGCTACGTGGTCGGCGAGCCGGTACAGGCGCACCTGGCCGCGCGCAACGGCGGAAGGACACCCCTGCGCGTGGAGTTCGCATCGGGGCAGCGCTTCGACCTGGTGGTGCGGCAGCGGGGGGTGCTGGTCTGGCGCTGGTCACACGACAGGGCCTTCGTGCAGGTCTTGCAGGAGGTCACACTGCGCCCGGGGCAGGCTTTGACCTTTGAGGCCACCTGGGGCCAGATCGACCTGCAGGGACGCCGCGTCGAGCCGGGGACGTACGAGCTGGTAGGCGTCTTCCTGGGCCGCACCTCCCAGGCGGGGATGCTGGAGACACCCCCGCTGCTCCTGCGCATCACTCCCTGA
- a CDS encoding ECF transporter S component: protein MSTRQIAYAAVLAALYVVIGQFVTPYLRNPMVPGAIIAINMVVVVVAGILFGPTAGALVGFVGTLINALFSETGSRAFEFGAVIPHTLMGLAAGLIARANQPLAAFAIVVGHALNIAVFLAAGLLPLSQVAVTIFWSGLLVETVVDLVVIWILVAALRPLVRAAAA, encoded by the coding sequence ATGTCGACGCGCCAGATCGCATATGCGGCGGTGCTGGCGGCATTGTACGTGGTCATCGGGCAGTTCGTCACCCCGTACCTGCGCAACCCCATGGTGCCGGGAGCGATCATCGCCATCAACATGGTGGTCGTGGTCGTCGCCGGCATTCTCTTCGGCCCCACCGCCGGAGCCCTTGTGGGGTTCGTGGGCACACTGATCAACGCGCTGTTCAGTGAGACCGGCAGCCGCGCCTTTGAGTTCGGAGCGGTCATCCCCCATACCCTCATGGGGCTGGCGGCCGGGCTGATCGCCCGGGCCAACCAGCCGCTGGCCGCCTTCGCCATCGTCGTCGGGCACGCCCTGAACATCGCCGTCTTCCTGGCAGCGGGGCTGCTGCCGCTGAGCCAGGTGGCCGTAACCATCTTCTGGAGCGGGCTGCTGGTGGAGACGGTGGTGGACCTGGTGGTCATCTGGATCCTGGTGGCGGCGCTGCGCCCACTGGTCCGCGCCGCCGCGGCCTGA
- a CDS encoding FAD/NAD(P)-binding oxidoreductase, translated as MAAPRVVILGGGFGGLAAATTLRQALGDRVDLLVVDAAPDFMMGLRQLWLLDGRATRAEGTRDRRTLPERAIPFRQGRVEAIDPERRRVAVDGDSLGYDYLIVALGAQPRSDLIPGGAAGGYNLYLPEEAEALGHRLRDLERGRILIAIAGLPYKCPPAPYEAAFIIEALLRRTGRRPAVELEVLTPQAMSLPVAGPAVCAQVEGTLAARRISFRTRAQVQRVEARRVLLADGSQVTADVVVYVPPHRPSQAITASGLADGEWIRPDPRTLATKAERVFALGDITEIPLAGGQALPKAGVFAERQGEVVARNLADLLAGREPVARFDGAGYCFIEVGDGKATTVDGRFFADPPDVRVADPTAESLAAKEAFERERLQRWFG; from the coding sequence ATGGCTGCTCCTCGTGTGGTGATCCTTGGTGGTGGGTTTGGTGGTCTGGCCGCGGCCACCACGCTGCGCCAGGCGCTGGGTGACCGGGTGGATCTGCTGGTGGTGGACGCGGCGCCGGATTTCATGATGGGCCTGCGTCAGCTCTGGCTCCTGGACGGGCGGGCAACTCGGGCGGAGGGCACCAGGGACCGGCGTACCCTGCCGGAGCGTGCCATCCCCTTCCGCCAGGGGAGGGTGGAGGCCATCGACCCGGAGCGTCGGCGGGTGGCGGTGGACGGCGATTCCCTGGGCTACGACTACCTCATCGTGGCCCTGGGGGCGCAGCCGCGGTCCGACCTGATCCCCGGCGGGGCCGCCGGCGGCTACAATCTCTACCTGCCGGAGGAGGCCGAGGCCCTGGGCCACAGGCTGCGGGACCTGGAGCGCGGACGCATCCTCATCGCCATCGCCGGTTTGCCCTACAAGTGTCCGCCCGCGCCCTACGAGGCTGCGTTCATCATCGAGGCCCTGCTGCGGCGCACGGGACGTCGCCCCGCCGTAGAACTGGAGGTGCTCACACCCCAGGCGATGTCGCTGCCGGTGGCCGGGCCGGCGGTGTGCGCACAGGTGGAGGGGACGCTGGCCGCACGGCGCATCAGTTTCCGTACCCGGGCACAGGTGCAGCGGGTGGAGGCGAGGCGCGTGCTGCTGGCGGACGGCAGCCAGGTGACGGCGGACGTGGTCGTCTACGTGCCCCCGCACCGCCCGTCCCAAGCGATCACGGCCAGCGGCCTGGCGGACGGGGAGTGGATCCGTCCCGATCCGCGGACGCTGGCCACAAAGGCCGAGCGCGTCTTTGCCCTGGGCGACATCACGGAGATCCCCCTTGCCGGCGGACAGGCGCTGCCCAAGGCCGGCGTCTTTGCCGAGCGACAGGGTGAGGTCGTCGCCCGTAACCTGGCCGACCTCCTGGCGGGGCGGGAGCCTGTGGCGCGCTTCGACGGCGCAGGATACTGCTTCATCGAGGTGGGGGACGGCAAGGCCACCACGGTGGACGGCCGGTTCTTCGCCGACCCGCCGGACGTGCGCGTCGCCGACCCCACGGCGGAGTCCCTGGCGGCTAAGGAAGCCTTCGAGCGGGAGCGCCTGCAGCGCTGGTTCGGATAG
- a CDS encoding NUDIX hydrolase encodes MPERVEVIARVAAADAQGRILVTQRVGRDYWVLPGGHADPGEALPAAARREAAEEAGVPVEVGPLLCVWEVLQGERRLLQCAFLGRLHGAVAAAETVDRGPSGGARRRCLVAPGELGTLRLFPAALAAPGFQARLRRYLRVPQNARDPYLGMEGATHLALPHRLNARVILAQEGRLLLVSDDREAFWVLPGGPVQAGERLEEVLVRETAEETGFRVVPERLLYLGEFIDAHLGEHRIEAYFLGQPGGGALRMGAETGFCDVSTARCEVTRARWFPRDALAGVTVYPEALRLRLWEDLAAPTSDLYLGVARPD; translated from the coding sequence GTGCCCGAACGGGTGGAGGTTATCGCGCGCGTCGCCGCCGCTGACGCTCAGGGGCGCATCCTGGTGACGCAGCGGGTCGGGCGCGACTACTGGGTGCTTCCCGGAGGGCATGCCGACCCCGGGGAGGCGCTGCCCGCCGCCGCGCGGCGCGAAGCCGCGGAGGAGGCGGGCGTGCCTGTGGAGGTGGGGCCCCTCCTCTGTGTCTGGGAGGTCCTCCAGGGGGAGCGTCGCCTGCTGCAGTGCGCCTTCCTGGGACGGTTGCACGGCGCGGTGGCTGCGGCGGAGACGGTGGACCGGGGACCCAGCGGCGGCGCGCGGCGCAGGTGTCTGGTCGCGCCGGGCGAGCTGGGGACCCTGCGCCTCTTCCCGGCAGCCCTGGCTGCTCCAGGATTCCAGGCCCGCCTCCGCCGCTACCTCCGGGTCCCCCAGAACGCTCGCGATCCCTACCTGGGGATGGAGGGCGCCACACACCTGGCCCTGCCCCATCGGCTCAATGCGCGGGTTATCCTGGCGCAGGAAGGACGGCTGTTGCTGGTGAGCGACGACCGGGAGGCGTTCTGGGTACTCCCCGGCGGCCCGGTGCAGGCGGGGGAGAGGCTGGAGGAAGTCCTGGTACGGGAAACCGCTGAGGAGACCGGTTTCCGCGTCGTCCCGGAGCGGCTGCTCTACCTGGGGGAATTTATCGATGCGCACCTGGGGGAGCACAGGATCGAGGCCTACTTCCTGGGGCAGCCCGGCGGCGGGGCGCTGCGCATGGGCGCCGAGACCGGGTTCTGCGACGTCTCCACTGCGCGATGCGAGGTCACCCGCGCCCGCTGGTTCCCCCGCGACGCCCTGGCCGGCGTTACCGTATACCCGGAGGCGCTGCGCCTCCGCCTGTGGGAGGACCTGGCCGCTCCCACCTCGGATCTCTACCTGGGGGTGGCCCGGCCGGACTGA